The following nucleotide sequence is from Pristis pectinata isolate sPriPec2 chromosome 24, sPriPec2.1.pri, whole genome shotgun sequence.
aggagaggttggataaacttgggttgttttctctggagcatcagaggctgagagaagacctgatagaaatttataaagttatgagaggcataggtagggtagacagtcagaatctttctcccagggtagaaatgtcaagtactagaggacatccatttaaagtgaatctttaaaagagatgtgcgggcaagtttttttacacagagggtgttaggtgcctggaacagactgctgCGGTagcagtgaaagcagatacaatggcggcattaaagaggctgttagatggacgcatggaaatggatcatgtgcaggcagaagagatttagtttaattcagcattgtgtttggtgcagacattgcgggtcgaagggcctgttcctgtgctttattgttctatggtctacgttctgtgttctatattctaagtccccactcactcttctaaactccagggattACAAGCCTGGTCAGTGCAACCTATCATTTTAAGACAACCACCCCATTCAAGATAAACCTTCTCaacctgcttccaatgcattaacatccttacttaaataaggagaccagtactgtacacaatactccagatgtggtttgaCAGAtgctctatataactgaagcgTAGCTCCCTACTTTTGTGATAAATTGCCTTTGCAATAAACAATAGTATTTTGTTAGTTTTTTCCAATTATTTACTGTATTGGCACACAagccttttgtgattcatacacaatCTGGGGTCGAGTACCTTGAGCGGGAGACACTCAACTTGGAGTCATGCTTCAGTTAAACCGAAAAGTACCTGACTTTGTGGCAGATACACAGAGAGAAGAAGGATGCAATGGGGGACTTGAATTCATAGTTGTTCCAAATCCCATGTGTGAGCTTGTGGTTCCAGATCCTGCATAATTTGGACTGTGCCTCACCCTTCGTCTAGTGTctgtatttccttatgatatagaaggaggccattcaaactGTAAGAGCCTGTGTTGGCTCGCAGGGCAATCccagcaatcccactcccccatttatttccccacTTGTcctttctctcacacatgcccattagttccacctaccccctctcaccctggttcacctacactaggagcaatttacagcagctagttCATCTACCAACAATTTTGGGGATAtctgaggaaaccagagcacctgaaggaaacccacacagttaggAGAGGGaattccacacagatggcatcagaggtcagaatcaaacctatGTCACTTAAGCTTTAaagcagcaacactacctgcaGCACACCATATCGCCCTGCTTGATAAATGTTGGTGATCTACAAACAGCTCATGGAGTTGTTGGCCAGTGATGGCTCCTCTGTCACAGATCCAGATGGACAGGTGGATTGGTTCTCACTTATTATGGGGCTCAGTTTCTCCAGATTTCTCCAGCAAGGATGCACGGCGAGCAAAGATGGAAGAAAAGAAATTTTCATCAGTCATGAACCTAACCTGAGATGACCTGAAGCCTTGACACTGCTTctttccccacagacgctgcctgaccttctgagtattacCAACACTCgcgattttatttcagatctccaacgtCTGCAGCTTATTGCTCTGAGGTGTAATTTATTATTGCCTTAAGAAAGAGCATGGACCAAACCTGTGTGCATGGGGTTTCAATGTAGTTAGAAATACAATAACAATGAATTCCTctcttttctttgttttcttctttaGACTACAGTGATCATACTTTCCaagacaaaattataaggggttcAGTACCAAGTGTGGCTGACATCATGAAAACATTTAAAGGCAATCAGCAAAAAGTGAATGGCTCCAATGAGACTTTGTATACCGTGGGGAAGACAGCCAGAACTCACCTCACTGGTCCCACCACCACAGCTACCATCCCAGCTCTTTATATCTTAGTCTTCGCCATTGGGCTCCCAGCCAATGGACTGGGTCTCTGGATAATGGCAACAAAAATCAGGAAATTACCTTCCACCATCTTCCTCATCAACTTAGCAACCGCAGACCTCCTCCTGATCCTCATCCTGCCTTTCAAGATCTCCTACCACCTTCTGGGCAACAACTGGCTCTTTGGCGAAGCGCTGTGTCGAACGATGACCACCTTCTTCTATGGGAACATGTACTGCTCCATCCTGCTCCTCACCGTCATCAGCATCGACAGATACTTTGCCCTGGTGTACCCTCTCACCTCTCGACAGTTCAGGGACAACACGTTTGCCATTAGTGTCTGCTCGGTGATTTGGGTAATCGCTGCACTCTTGGTCCTGCCGTTTCTCTTCGAGGAGCAGTTGCTCAGAATCTACAACCTAAACATTACCACCTGTCACGATGTGTTGCCAGAGGCTAGTCAGACTGGGTATTTCTTCTACTACTTTGTGTGTTTGGTTATCATGGGTTTCTTAATCCCATGCTGTGTCACCATATTCTGTTATGGATCTGTAATCAAAACTTTAATAGTTAATGAAAAGAGTTATATGCGTGCTGCAATAGTCACTTTTCTGATTCTACTGGTGTATGTTGGGTGCTTTGCTCCCAGCAATATAATCCTCATAATTCACCACTCCGAGTACCACCTTACAAACGACAGTGATCTCTATATTTATTACATGGTCTGCCTGGTTGTCAGTAGTTCCAGCAGTTGCATTGACCCCTTCATTTACTATTACATTTCTGATGAGTTTCGGGTCAGGGTAAAGCATGTTATTTGCTGCAAGGACCAGCGTGAAATGCT
It contains:
- the LOC127582488 gene encoding proteinase-activated receptor 3-like, translated to MNCNILLQAVLLILCIIWSRQAANSSLEYDDYSDHTFQDKIIRGSVPSVADIMKTFKGNQQKVNGSNETLYTVGKTARTHLTGPTTTATIPALYILVFAIGLPANGLGLWIMATKIRKLPSTIFLINLATADLLLILILPFKISYHLLGNNWLFGEALCRTMTTFFYGNMYCSILLLTVISIDRYFALVYPLTSRQFRDNTFAISVCSVIWVIAALLVLPFLFEEQLLRIYNLNITTCHDVLPEASQTGYFFYYFVCLVIMGFLIPCCVTIFCYGSVIKTLIVNEKSYMRAAIVTFLILLVYVGCFAPSNIILIIHHSEYHLTNDSDLYIYYMVCLVVSSSSSCIDPFIYYYISDEFRVRVKHVICCKDQREMLSGRTTQELLRTNTYSSQSRAGTSVRNI